A genomic segment from Actinoplanes sichuanensis encodes:
- a CDS encoding FtsW/RodA/SpoVE family cell cycle protein yields the protein MADDRSQQARPSLSRQLLPAVHGLLARPLSSYYLLIASCSLLLLIGLTMVFSATSVKAFAEKGNAFTEISSQAVYALLGLVAFWIFQRLPTVTLRVIGRGLLTLSILLLTLLAAMNALAAVDVLSRNSDDDPTLGPLVADLNWLILGSFSMQPGELAKLAMVLWAADVIARKGPALGDWRELAMPLFPVIGLLFVLVGYNDLGTMLVLLALIVGLLWAAGVRLRVFGALGVLGLAGVGLLIAAASRGAGSGTAGQENYRLRRLTSFLEPLADCDTTTEAGRSCYQLVQGRSAIFEGGWFGVGLGKSALKWGYVPEAGNDFIFAIVAEELGVVGCVVVLALLSVLAYTGFRIARRVVDPFRRLAATAATTWLVAQAVINMGGVVGLLPITGLPLPFISAGGTALVVTMAAIGILASFARAEPDAARALNARPTPRWVRLLWAPLPPLPPPRRPGPQRQPAQKSAGSASSEAGAGRRR from the coding sequence ATGGCGGACGACCGTTCTCAGCAGGCCCGCCCGTCACTGAGCCGGCAGCTCCTGCCCGCCGTGCACGGGCTGCTGGCCAGACCCCTGTCCTCGTACTACCTGCTGATCGCGAGCTGCTCCCTGCTGCTGCTGATCGGCCTCACCATGGTCTTCTCGGCCACGAGCGTGAAGGCGTTCGCGGAGAAGGGCAACGCCTTCACCGAGATCAGCAGCCAGGCGGTCTACGCCCTGCTCGGCCTGGTCGCGTTCTGGATCTTCCAGCGGCTGCCCACGGTCACCTTGCGGGTCATCGGCCGGGGACTGCTCACCCTGTCCATCCTCCTGCTCACGCTCCTGGCCGCGATGAACGCGCTGGCGGCGGTCGACGTGCTGAGCCGGAACTCCGATGACGATCCCACGCTCGGTCCGCTGGTGGCCGACCTGAACTGGCTCATCCTCGGGTCGTTCAGCATGCAGCCGGGTGAGCTCGCGAAACTCGCCATGGTGCTGTGGGCCGCCGACGTGATCGCCCGCAAGGGCCCGGCCCTGGGTGACTGGCGGGAGCTGGCGATGCCGCTGTTCCCGGTGATCGGCCTGCTGTTCGTCCTGGTCGGCTACAACGACCTGGGCACCATGCTGGTCCTGCTGGCGCTGATCGTCGGCCTGCTCTGGGCGGCCGGGGTGCGGCTGCGGGTGTTCGGCGCGCTGGGCGTACTGGGCCTTGCCGGGGTCGGCCTGCTGATCGCGGCCGCGTCCCGGGGTGCCGGTTCCGGCACGGCGGGCCAGGAGAACTACCGGCTGCGGCGGCTGACCTCGTTCCTGGAGCCGCTGGCCGACTGCGACACCACCACCGAGGCCGGGCGCTCCTGCTACCAGCTGGTGCAGGGCCGTTCGGCGATCTTCGAGGGCGGCTGGTTCGGTGTCGGCCTGGGCAAGAGCGCCCTCAAGTGGGGTTATGTCCCGGAGGCGGGCAACGACTTCATCTTCGCGATCGTCGCCGAGGAGCTCGGCGTGGTCGGCTGTGTCGTGGTGCTGGCTCTGCTGTCGGTGCTGGCCTACACCGGTTTCCGGATCGCCCGCCGGGTCGTCGACCCGTTCCGTCGCCTCGCCGCCACCGCCGCCACCACCTGGCTGGTGGCCCAGGCCGTGATCAACATGGGCGGGGTGGTCGGGCTGTTGCCGATCACCGGTCTCCCGCTCCCGTTCATCTCCGCCGGTGGCACCGCGCTCGTGGTGACCATGGCGGCGATCGGCATACTGGCGTCGTTCGCCCGGGCCGAGCCGGACGCGGCGCGAGCGCTGAACGCCCGTCCGACGCCTCGGTGGGTGCGGCTACTCTGGGCCCCGCTGCCGCCGCTCCCCCCGCCGCGGCGGCCGGGACCACAGCGTCAGCCTGCCCAGAAATCGGCCGGTTCAGCGTCCAGCGAGGCGGGGGCGGGAAGGAGACGGTGA
- a CDS encoding cell division protein FtsQ/DivIB encodes MAGGGSRNWRLVRADTDAVPPSARRFMARARQRRLRAAMPWLIGGGVLLAVGGLVWLVYGTAVLGVRDVRVVGAEVLTPEQVRTAAAVEPELPLARVDLDEVRDRVRKLPPVDRVLVSRSWPSTVVVEVVERVPVAAVPAPDDQFMLIDDEGVPFRAVTEVPKGLPLARLSTPGAGDENTGSALTVLAALSDELREQLVAIAVPSPVKISLELRNGRVVIWGDDTKSERKSTVATVLLKQKGDEIDVSAVNVVTIR; translated from the coding sequence ATGGCCGGCGGGGGCTCGCGCAACTGGCGGCTGGTCCGGGCCGATACGGACGCGGTGCCGCCGTCGGCCCGGCGCTTCATGGCGCGGGCCCGGCAGCGGCGGCTGCGGGCCGCGATGCCCTGGCTGATCGGTGGCGGCGTGCTGCTGGCCGTCGGTGGGCTGGTCTGGTTGGTCTACGGCACCGCGGTGCTCGGGGTGCGTGACGTCCGGGTGGTCGGCGCGGAGGTCCTCACCCCGGAACAGGTGCGTACGGCCGCCGCGGTGGAGCCGGAGCTGCCGCTGGCCCGGGTCGACCTGGACGAGGTGCGTGACCGGGTCCGGAAACTGCCACCGGTGGACCGGGTGCTGGTGAGTCGCAGTTGGCCGTCGACCGTGGTGGTCGAGGTGGTGGAGCGGGTGCCGGTGGCGGCGGTTCCGGCCCCGGACGATCAGTTCATGCTGATCGACGACGAGGGCGTGCCGTTCCGCGCGGTGACCGAGGTGCCGAAAGGGCTGCCGCTGGCCCGGCTGAGCACACCGGGGGCCGGTGACGAGAACACCGGTTCGGCGCTGACCGTCCTGGCTGCGCTCAGCGACGAGCTCCGCGAGCAACTGGTGGCGATCGCCGTGCCGTCGCCCGTGAAGATCAGCTTGGAGCTGCGCAACGGCCGGGTGGTCATCTGGGGTGACGACACCAAGAGCGAGCGCAAGAGCACCGTCGCCACGGTGCTGCTCAAGCAGAAGGGCGACGAGATCGATGTGAGCGCCGTGAATGTGGTGACCATACGATAA
- the murG gene encoding undecaprenyldiphospho-muramoylpentapeptide beta-N-acetylglucosaminyltransferase: MGSLRSIVLAGGGTGGHIYPLLAFADALRRHFPEIRITTLGSPKGMENELIPAAGYDLRSIPAFQLPRSLNLDLLRTPDRMYKSAHAAGEVIDEVQAEVVVGFGGYVSVPAYLAAWRRELPIVIHEVNVPPGVANRMGMKFTKRVAVGFPHQLEQAEALRNARLVGVPLRTGITHMDRPALRPQALYHFGLRPDLPVLFVSGGSSGARTINLAVAASAKRLAHAGIQVLHVQGGRNDPFDVPKDLPVPYVVVPYLSDMQLGYAAADLMLCRGGAITVAETTALGMPAIYVPYPFSNQEQRRNALPVVESGGGMLVDNSELTPEWIESNIIPLARDRQRLAAMGSAAARYGRRDGDEQLLRFVLEAVS; the protein is encoded by the coding sequence ATGGGTTCCCTGCGGTCGATCGTGCTCGCCGGAGGAGGCACCGGCGGCCACATCTATCCGCTGCTGGCCTTCGCCGACGCCTTGCGCCGCCACTTCCCGGAGATCCGGATCACCACGCTGGGCAGCCCCAAGGGCATGGAGAACGAGCTGATCCCGGCGGCCGGGTACGACCTGCGCAGCATCCCGGCGTTCCAGTTGCCCCGCTCGCTCAACCTGGACCTGCTGCGTACCCCGGACCGGATGTACAAGTCGGCCCACGCGGCCGGTGAGGTCATCGACGAGGTGCAGGCCGAGGTGGTGGTCGGGTTCGGCGGCTACGTGTCGGTCCCGGCCTACCTGGCGGCGTGGCGGCGGGAGCTGCCGATCGTGATCCACGAGGTGAACGTGCCGCCGGGCGTGGCCAACCGGATGGGGATGAAATTCACCAAGCGGGTCGCCGTCGGTTTCCCGCACCAGCTGGAGCAGGCCGAGGCGCTGCGCAACGCCCGGCTGGTCGGCGTGCCGCTGCGGACCGGGATCACCCACATGGACCGGCCGGCGCTGCGCCCGCAGGCGCTCTACCACTTCGGGCTGCGTCCGGACCTGCCCGTGCTGTTCGTCTCCGGCGGCTCGTCCGGCGCCCGCACCATCAACCTGGCGGTGGCCGCGTCGGCCAAGCGGCTCGCGCACGCCGGCATCCAGGTGCTGCACGTGCAGGGCGGCCGCAACGACCCGTTCGACGTGCCGAAAGACCTGCCGGTCCCGTATGTCGTCGTGCCCTACCTGTCGGACATGCAGCTCGGCTACGCTGCCGCCGACCTGATGCTGTGCCGGGGCGGCGCGATCACGGTGGCCGAGACGACCGCGCTCGGTATGCCGGCGATCTACGTGCCTTATCCGTTCAGCAACCAGGAGCAGCGCCGCAACGCGCTGCCCGTGGTGGAGTCCGGTGGCGGCATGCTCGTCGACAACAGCGAGCTGACACCGGAGTGGATCGAGAGCAACATCATCCCGCTGGCCCGCGACCGGCAGCGGCTGGCCGCGATGGGTTCGGCCGCCGCCCGTTACGGCCGCCGCGACGGTGACGAGCAACTGCTGCGCTTCGTTCTCGAAGCCGTGAGCTGA
- the murC gene encoding UDP-N-acetylmuramate--L-alanine ligase, which yields MNTAELTPAGEMTAEDLGSVHLIGIGGVGMAGLARLLLTRGVPVSGSELREWPALAALRALGGTVHMAHEPSNLDGVDTVVYSTAIPQDHVEMVEARRRGLRVLHRSEALAAAMTDRQTIAVAGTHGKTTTTSIMTVILQHAGQDPSFVIGGEMSAAGSNGHHGTGPHFVAEADEHDRTFLIYRPHVAIITNIEGDHLNNWGDLETLKAGFLEFGGLADGFVVTCADGPGTEELIAGLKAQGKTVYTYGESAGADLRIFDITSSVSGVRYQAELDGRPLGEFKLALPGTHMGLNSAATVLTALKLGIEQSLVTEALESFPGVRRRFERKGIAAGVRVYDEYAYHPTSVKAALRTLREVAGDGRLLVVFQPYRVYRTRDLEAELADGLAVADEVICMEVFGPGETRGPGEGGRALTAAIDLPEDRKVFVPDWEDVPAEVVRRSRPGDVVVTMGAPPISLMGDELLAALTEADRHPDLAG from the coding sequence GTGAACACGGCGGAGCTGACGCCGGCCGGCGAGATGACCGCCGAGGACCTGGGCAGCGTGCACCTGATCGGGATCGGCGGGGTCGGCATGGCCGGCCTGGCCCGGCTCCTGCTGACCCGTGGCGTGCCGGTCTCCGGCAGCGAGCTGCGTGAGTGGCCGGCCCTGGCCGCGCTGCGCGCGCTCGGCGGCACGGTGCACATGGCTCACGAGCCGTCCAACCTCGACGGCGTGGACACGGTCGTCTACTCGACCGCGATCCCGCAGGACCATGTGGAGATGGTGGAGGCGCGCCGCCGCGGGCTGCGGGTGCTGCACCGCTCGGAGGCCCTGGCCGCGGCGATGACCGACCGGCAGACCATCGCGGTGGCCGGCACCCACGGCAAGACCACCACCACGTCGATCATGACGGTGATCCTGCAGCACGCCGGGCAGGACCCGTCCTTCGTGATCGGCGGCGAGATGTCGGCCGCCGGGTCGAACGGGCATCACGGCACCGGTCCGCACTTCGTGGCCGAGGCCGACGAGCACGACCGGACCTTCCTGATCTACCGGCCGCACGTCGCGATCATCACCAACATCGAGGGTGACCACCTCAACAACTGGGGCGACCTGGAGACGTTGAAGGCGGGCTTCCTGGAGTTCGGCGGGCTCGCCGACGGATTCGTGGTGACCTGCGCCGACGGTCCGGGCACCGAGGAACTGATCGCGGGGCTCAAGGCGCAGGGCAAGACCGTCTACACGTACGGCGAGTCGGCCGGCGCGGATCTGCGGATCTTCGACATCACGTCCTCGGTCAGCGGCGTGCGCTACCAGGCGGAGCTGGACGGGCGGCCGCTCGGCGAGTTCAAGCTGGCCCTGCCCGGCACGCACATGGGCCTGAACAGCGCGGCGACCGTGCTGACCGCCCTCAAACTGGGCATCGAGCAGTCTCTGGTGACCGAGGCCCTGGAGTCGTTCCCGGGGGTCCGCCGCCGGTTCGAGCGCAAGGGCATCGCCGCCGGTGTCCGGGTGTACGACGAGTACGCGTACCACCCGACCTCGGTGAAGGCCGCGCTGCGCACGCTGCGCGAGGTGGCCGGTGACGGCCGCCTGCTGGTGGTCTTCCAGCCGTACCGGGTGTACCGCACCCGGGACCTGGAGGCCGAGCTGGCCGACGGTCTCGCGGTCGCCGACGAGGTGATCTGCATGGAGGTCTTCGGGCCGGGCGAGACCCGCGGCCCGGGCGAGGGCGGCCGGGCGCTGACCGCGGCGATCGACCTGCCCGAGGACCGCAAGGTGTTCGTCCCGGACTGGGAGGACGTGCCCGCCGAGGTGGTGCGGCGCAGCCGTCCCGGTGACGTGGTGGTGACGATGGGCGCGCCGCCGATCTCGCTGATGGGCGACGAGCTGCTGGCCGCGCTCACCGAGGCGGACCGCCACCCGGACCTGGCCGGGTAA